The genomic region AGCCACACTGAAGGCACGACGCAGGAAGTCGAGCTGACAACAGTACAATTATTTGACTTAGTAGAGGCAATCGATCAGTTTTTTGCCGACACTCAAACCTTACCAGATTTAACGCTGCAACTAGCTCCAGTTTCGCGGCGCTACGTGCGATCGGGACAGCAGTTAGTCAAGCAAGCCGTACCCGCCACCGTAGGCGCATCGGGATTAGCTCTAGCCGCGATCGCCTTTTTCTTAATTCCCATTCCCGAAGCTGTCCGCCGTCCTACAGAACCCACCTCTCCATCCGCCCAATCTACCAACATTGCTAACGCACCACCCATCACCGATCCGTTGCAATTGGTGCAATTACAGCAAAAACTCACCGACCAACTCCGACCGGCGTGGAAGCCTAACGTAGCCCTCGGTCAAGATTTAGTTTACCGCGTTGGCGTAGCTGCTAATGGAGCGATTAAAGGCTATGTTGCGACTAACGACGTATCCAACGGGCAAGTCCAGCAAACTCCCCTACCTCGCCTACTATCTCAGCCTACTGCGGGTGCTACTCCTACTCCTGAATCATTAGCGCAGTTTCAAGTTACCTTTACACCCAAGGGAGAAGTACAGGTTAAGCCTTGGGAAGCGAAGAAATGAGACAAGGGGGACAAGGGAGACAAGGGAGAATAAACTGTCAACCAACAATTACCAACTACCCATTACCCATTACCATTCTTTATGGATACGGTGATATTAAATCTAGAACCAATTGTGCATTTGACTCAGGAACAGTTTTATCAACTGTGCATGGCAAATCGCGAGTTGAATTTAGAGCTGAATGCCAAAGGAGAGTTAATTATCGTGCCACCCGTAGGAGGAGAGAGTGGAAATCAGGAAGCAGATCTGATAACAGATTTAAATAATTGGAATCGTCAAACGAGGTTAGGAAAAGTATTCAGTTCCTCGACAATTTTTCGTCTCCCCAATGGTGCTAACCGTTCTCCTGATGCAGCTTGGGTAAGACTGGAACGATGGGAGGCTCTAACTCCAGAAGAACGAGAAAAGTTTCCTCCTCTGTGTCCAGATTTTGTTATTGAGCTACGCTCTCGCACTGATACGCTGAAACCGTTGCAAGAAAAGATGCAAGAGTATTTGGATAACGGTCTGCGTCTTGGTTGGCTCATCAATCCTCAAAATAACCAAGTAGAAATTTATCGACCCAGCCAGCCTATAGAAGTAGTATCTTTACCCGTTGTCCTCTCTGGAGAAAGCATTTTACCAGGATTCGAGCTACTTATAGAACAATAGTTGAGTGTCGCTACTACTCATTTACATCCATCCGCGTTCATCTGCGTCCATCCGCGTTCAAATTTCTCAAACATAAATTCACACAACCAGCCCTACCATCCAAACCAAAAAAGCCAATACCATCAATATCGGCGTTAACCAATCTCCCCAGCGCACGTATAAAGTCTTGGTTTGGCGGCGATAAATAGTTTCTGCATGAACTTCGTAAGTATTGTGTCCCGATATCCAAACAGTTTTACCGTGAGGATCGACAAAAGCAGAATATCCGGTATTGACAGCACGCACAGCCCAGCGATCGGTTTCAATTGCTCGCATGATATCTAAAGCATGGTGTTGAGCTGGCATCGCAGCACTGTAATGAGCATCGTTGGAAGGACTGAGGATAAATTGCCCGCCAGCAGCGGCTTGATAGCGAAATCGTTCGGGAAAGGCAGATTCGTAACAAATCCCTACAATTGCTCGACCGAAAGGAGTATCGAATAATTGATTTGGCGCACCTGCTAGTTGATGCTCGTCAAGGGGTGAGAGTCGAGAAATAATTCCACCTAAAATTTCTTGAAACGGAACGTATTCGCCAATTGGCACTAATTTTGATTTGTCGTAACGACTAAAAATCTGTCCGTTACTCAGTAGGGTGAAAATACTGTTTGTATAGC from Chroococcidiopsis sp. SAG 2025 harbors:
- a CDS encoding DUF4335 domain-containing protein — translated: MTTIQRKYSLPNCTLVLEGLSDRPTDSQSLDGRPVLTILTYVECQLIQAKQTLTGGRDFFESLVTAVSGYAQEFLSHVTHPEAHNKESSLVHLQKIDRDRHRLIVQPESHKESEANSHTEGTTQEVELTTVQLFDLVEAIDQFFADTQTLPDLTLQLAPVSRRYVRSGQQLVKQAVPATVGASGLALAAIAFFLIPIPEAVRRPTEPTSPSAQSTNIANAPPITDPLQLVQLQQKLTDQLRPAWKPNVALGQDLVYRVGVAANGAIKGYVATNDVSNGQVQQTPLPRLLSQPTAGATPTPESLAQFQVTFTPKGEVQVKPWEAKK
- a CDS encoding Uma2 family endonuclease — translated: MDTVILNLEPIVHLTQEQFYQLCMANRELNLELNAKGELIIVPPVGGESGNQEADLITDLNNWNRQTRLGKVFSSSTIFRLPNGANRSPDAAWVRLERWEALTPEEREKFPPLCPDFVIELRSRTDTLKPLQEKMQEYLDNGLRLGWLINPQNNQVEIYRPSQPIEVVSLPVVLSGESILPGFELLIEQ